One region of Sebaldella sp. S0638 genomic DNA includes:
- a CDS encoding ROK family protein, giving the protein MIILKKLNVTDYKALEEIRINNKISRIKLSGSLDLTPAAVTKIIKKLNGLNLIENNNILKSTGGRPEKSLKINHKYKMILGINFGPEFIETALSYLDGELLYMKRRNFYIRSQEKILRILFEEIDSVLEEYNKDDILGIGLALHGTVNREKGVSIFSPHFGWKNLNIQELIEKKYSLPVIIDNDVRAMAIAEHEFGRAQNIDNFLVIHISNGIGGAIFLNGKTYEGADFSAGEIGHITAVENSSRRCSCGKYGCLEAESSDESIKNKVLTELEKTQEKVDISLKIEDIYKMAAEKKEPYLSVVKNSSYEIGKAVGNLLNILNIKLVIVAGRIVNTDLLFFNNLNKGIKKNILDGLEKDLHTVPAKLYDSIGIYGAFSLVTTNLFKGRKLIK; this is encoded by the coding sequence GTGATTATATTGAAGAAGCTGAATGTTACCGACTACAAAGCGCTTGAAGAAATAAGGATAAATAATAAAATTTCCAGAATAAAATTATCAGGAAGCCTCGATCTTACACCTGCTGCTGTTACCAAAATAATAAAAAAACTTAACGGGCTGAATCTCATTGAAAATAACAATATCTTGAAATCTACCGGAGGAAGACCTGAAAAAAGCCTGAAAATAAATCATAAGTATAAAATGATTCTCGGGATAAACTTCGGTCCTGAATTTATAGAAACAGCACTTAGTTACCTTGACGGCGAACTTCTTTATATGAAAAGAAGAAATTTTTATATCCGCAGTCAGGAAAAAATTCTGCGTATACTATTTGAGGAGATAGACAGTGTTCTTGAAGAATACAATAAAGATGACATTCTGGGTATAGGTCTCGCCCTTCACGGCACTGTTAACAGAGAAAAGGGTGTCTCTATATTTTCTCCGCACTTTGGATGGAAAAATCTGAATATTCAGGAGTTAATAGAAAAAAAATATTCTCTGCCCGTGATTATTGATAATGATGTAAGAGCCATGGCTATAGCCGAACATGAATTCGGACGGGCACAGAATATTGATAATTTTCTGGTGATACATATAAGCAATGGAATAGGCGGCGCTATCTTTCTAAATGGTAAAACCTACGAAGGAGCCGACTTCAGCGCGGGAGAAATCGGTCATATTACTGCCGTGGAGAATTCTTCCCGAAGATGCAGCTGTGGAAAATACGGTTGCCTGGAAGCAGAAAGTTCTGATGAATCCATAAAAAACAAGGTTCTCACAGAACTGGAAAAAACACAGGAAAAAGTGGATATTTCGTTAAAAATAGAAGATATATATAAAATGGCTGCTGAGAAAAAAGAACCTTATTTGAGCGTAGTAAAAAATTCTTCTTACGAAATAGGAAAAGCTGTGGGAAATCTGCTGAATATACTTAATATAAAACTCGTTATAGTAGCAGGAAGAATTGTAAATACAGACCTTTTATTTTTCAATAATCTGAACAAAGGAATAAAGAAGAATATCCTCGACGGCCTGGAAAAA